A single region of the Cherax quadricarinatus isolate ZL_2023a chromosome 3, ASM3850222v1, whole genome shotgun sequence genome encodes:
- the LOC138853922 gene encoding uncharacterized protein isoform X1, with product MLLCPEASRGAPHKMVGGAAPTSTTIANVFHAWNEMIENENHSLRDRVADLEKKVHEQTDELMCLRSTLADVLRRLNTIEGATRFNTEAQVLHELQPNFVQN from the exons ATGTTACTCTGCCCTGAGGCAAGCAGGGGCGCGCCTCACAAGATGGTGGGGGGCGCCGcccccacatcaaccaccatcgCCAACGTCTTCCATGCCTGGA ATGAGATGATAGAAAATGAGAACCACAGTCTGCGGGACAGAGTAGCAGACTTGGAGAAGAAGGTGCACGAGCAGACAGATGAACTCATGTGTCTGCGCTCCACTCTGGCTGATGTCTTAAGAAGACTCAACACAATAGAAGGTGCCACCAGAT TTAACACTGAAGCTCAAGTTCTTCATGAACTTCAGCCGAACTTTGTGCAGAATTAA